AGCTCGTTTATGCACAGGACCAGCGTCTACTCTGACTTCGATAACGCTTAATTGTTCACGCTTCACATTCTCATTAAGCTCAGCATTAGCTACAGCACTGTCCAAAACTTTCTTCAGACATCTTCCAGCTTTTAGCTGAGAAAAACTCAACTGTTGCTGAGCTTCTTTAACACTTAAATTTCTCATAAGCCCGGCAGCTAGTCGAGCCTTGCGAGGCTGAACCCGTATATAGCGGGCGGTCGCTTTAAACATGACATGTCTCCTTTAGACTTACCCTTTCTTCACGGGATGACTTTTAAATATTCTTGTTGGAGAAAATTCACCCAACTTATGTCCTACCATAGTTTCTGAAACAAAAACTGTTAGAAACTTTTTTCCGTTATGAACTTCAAATGTGTGGCCAATCATTTCAGGGGTAATCATAGAACGACGAGACCAAGTTTTAATTGGAGATTTCTTCTCCAGCGAGTTCATAGCACGTACTTTTTTTATCAGATGGTGATCAACAAAAGGACCCTTTCTTAACGATCTACTCATAATCCCTATTTCCTACGATCTTTAACTATCCACTTATTGCTTTTACGCTTGTCACGAGTTTTTAATCCTTTCGTGACTTTACCCCAAGGAGTGCGAGGGATATAACCATTATGACGGCCTTCACCACCTCCATGAGGGTGATCGACAGGGTTCATCGCAGTACCACGAACGGTCGGGCGAACGCCTTTCCATCGTTTTCTTCCTGCTTTACCATCAACACATAAATTGTGATCGGAATTAGAAACTTCGCCGATAGTAGCTCTACAACCTTCATTTAACATGCGGAATTCGCCTGAAGGCATTTTTAATGTAACGTACCCTGGAGTTTTAGCAATAACCTGAGCGGCTAAACCTGCCGATCTCACTAATTTGCCTCCAGAATGGGGTCTCATCTCAATATTATGAACGGTTGACCCTAAAGGCATGCTTTTTAATGTCATGCAACAGCCAACTTTGAAAGGGCTGCCTTCTCCAGAGATAACTTCATCTCCTCTTTTTATGCCTTTTGGAGCAAGTATATAACGTTTTTCTCCATCAGCATAACTCAATAAAGCAATGTAGGCAGAACGGTTTGGATCATACTCAACAGAAACCACCTTAGCT
This DNA window, taken from Chlamydia sp. 04-14, encodes the following:
- the rplV gene encoding 50S ribosomal protein L22 — protein: MFKATARYIRVQPRKARLAAGLMRNLSVKEAQQQLSFSQLKAGRCLKKVLDSAVANAELNENVKREQLSVIEVRVDAGPVHKRAKSKSRGGRSPILKRTSHLTVIVGEKER
- the rplB gene encoding 50S ribosomal protein L2, with amino-acid sequence MFKKFKPVTPGTRQLVLPAFDELTRQGELSGKRTRKSVRPNKKLSFFKKSSGGRDNLGHISCRHRGGGAKRLYRVVDFKRNKDGIEAKVVSVEYDPNRSAYIALLSYADGEKRYILAPKGIKRGDEVISGEGSPFKVGCCMTLKSMPLGSTVHNIEMRPHSGGKLVRSAGLAAQVIAKTPGYVTLKMPSGEFRMLNEGCRATIGEVSNSDHNLCVDGKAGRKRWKGVRPTVRGTAMNPVDHPHGGGEGRHNGYIPRTPWGKVTKGLKTRDKRKSNKWIVKDRRK
- the rpsS gene encoding 30S ribosomal protein S19, with amino-acid sequence MSRSLRKGPFVDHHLIKKVRAMNSLEKKSPIKTWSRRSMITPEMIGHTFEVHNGKKFLTVFVSETMVGHKLGEFSPTRIFKSHPVKKG